One Stegostoma tigrinum isolate sSteTig4 chromosome 22, sSteTig4.hap1, whole genome shotgun sequence DNA segment encodes these proteins:
- the LOC125463592 gene encoding QRFP-like peptide receptor — MNVTPFSLELLGGFSRNVSLFPPNSNLSFWETIHLNINLLFSGYEPTTIVLGVIYTLSFIIGLVGNIMALRALTRKRRNRLEGATTTRSLLVNLATCDMMVVCICMPVTLGHQVYNAWVFGDFMCRAVPFVQAVAVSASVLSLAVISLNRYYSVHNPLHARSFFTWRRICWMIAGVWLLSSGLCMPLIFMNQTEELVLLDGKLTIPVCTESWSSVRLRQGYNFLLFCALYGFPVLFNLLICFLTARRLWSNQDRFQEGNKRHLVGNSSRLKTRKKIVKMVVALVLLFTLSWLPFYVIDMWIDFSVPNAQPDGAHQDWVLQVRSFAQWLGLTNSSLNPLCYCFMGNLYRSVKRIKKSYRERISSALNLNFSQTPLNSSILLSYRAANDIPKTDFNNWTGGQTLTKGECGSSGTICETTFE, encoded by the coding sequence ATGAATGTGACCCCGTTCAGTTTGGAATTACTTGGAGGATTTTCCAGGAACGTTTCCCTATTCCCTCCCAACAGCAACCTGAGCTTTTGGGAGACGATACACTTAAACATCAACCTGCTGTTCTCGGGGTATGAACCCACGACCATTGTCTTGGGGGTGATCTACACTCTGTCCTTCATCATTGGGTTAGTGGGCAATATCATGGCTTTGAGGGCCCTCACCAGGAAGAGGAGGAACAGACTGGAGGGAGCCACGACCACCCGGAGTCTGTTGGTGAACTTGGCGACCTGTGACATGATGGTGGTATGTATCTGCATGCCCGTTACTCTGGGCCACCAGGTCTACAACGCTTGGGTGTTTGGAGACTTCATGTGCAGGGCCGTCCCGTTTGTGCAGGCAGTTGCTGTCTCTGCCAGTGTCCTAAGCCTGGCAGTGATCAGCCTGAACCGTTACTACAGTGTGCACAACCCCCTGCACGCCAGGTCATTCTTCACCTGGAGGAGAATCTGCTGGATGATCGCCGGGGTCTGGCTTCTGTCGTCCGGCCTCTGCATGCCTTTAATCTTCATGAATCAGACGGAGGAGCTGGTCCTTCTGGACGGGAAGCTGACCATCCCGGTGTGCACAGAAAGCTGGTCCTCCGTGAGGCTGAGGCAGGGCTATAACTTCCTTCTGTTCTGCGCTCTCTACGGCTTCCCGGTGCTCTTCAACCTCCTCATCTGCTTCCTGACTGCCCGCCGCCTCTGGAGTAACCAGGACCGCTTCCAGGAGGGTAACAAGAGGCACTTGGTGGGGAACAGCTCCCGGCTGAAGACCCGCAAGAAGATTGTCAAGATGGTGGTGGCTCTAGTTCTCCTCTTCACCTTGTCCTGGCTGCCCTTCTATGTGATTGACATGTGGATTGACTTCAGCGTTCCCAATGCCCAGCCGGACGGTGCCCACCAGGACTGGGTCCTTCAAGTTCGATCCTTTGCCCAGTGGTTGGGTCTCACCAATTCCAGCCTCAACCCTCTCTGCTACTGCTTCATGGGCAACCTGTACAGGTCAGTGAAGAGGATCAAGAAAAGCTACAGGGAGCGAATATCTTCTGCCCTCAACCTGAACTTTTCTCAGACTCCACTCAACTCCTCGATCCTGCTGTCTTACCGAGCTGCCAATGACATCCCCAAAACTGACTTCAACAACTGGACAGGCGGCCAGACGCTCACTAAAGGCGAATGCGGTTCCTCTGGAACTATTTGCGAAACAACGTTCGAATAA